The following are encoded together in the Coffea arabica cultivar ET-39 chromosome 1c, Coffea Arabica ET-39 HiFi, whole genome shotgun sequence genome:
- the LOC140005054 gene encoding uncharacterized protein has product MVTVGQAPKCRTIPVNFVVVKQQSPYNVFVGWPALNALRAIPSSLHLSVKFPTPGGIAEVQGDLEVARACYLAMLRRPEKVVAQTTSLEPYIPGEEAQQLGTQDEIEEFLLREDRPDQVLRIGALLPSEEKERLKALLRKYSQVFAWTVKDMPGIPTDLAVHHLNIDPRIKPVKQKKRSFAPERNEGYHQIEMAEEDREKTSFITEEGTYCYRTMPFGLKNAGATYQRLVNKLFQN; this is encoded by the exons ATGGTCACGGTAGGGCAGGCCCCAAAATGCCGGACCATCCCAGTCAATTTCGTGGTGGTCAAACAACAATCCCCGTACAACGTGTTCGTAGGTTGGCCCGCCTTGAACGCCCTCCGGGCTATTCCCTCTTCGCTCCACCTCAGCGTCAAATTCCCCACCCCGGGAGGGATAGCCGAGGTGCAAGGAGATCTAGAAGTGGCTAGAGCTTGCTACTTGGCCATGCTCCGGAGACCTGAGAAGGTGGTCGCCCAGACGACCAGCTTGGAGCCCTACATCCCGGGGGAGGAGGCCCAACAGCTGGGCACCCAGGACGAGATCGAGGAGTTCCTCTTGAGGGAGGACAGGCCTGACCAGGTTCTCCGCATTGGTGCGCTGCTACCCTCTGAGGAGAAGGAGAGGTTGAAGGCCCTTCTGAGGAAGTATTCCCAGGTCTTCGCGTGGACGGTTAAAGACATGCCTGGGATTCCGACTGACCTGGCCGTCCACCACCTCAACATAGACCCCCGCATCAAGCCAGTGAAGCAGAAGAAGAGAAGCTTCGCCCCGGAGCGGAACGAG GGATACCACCAGATAGAGATGGCTGAGGAGGACCGGGAAAAGACTTCCTTCATCACTGAGGAAGGAACTTACTGCTACCGGACCATGCCGTTCGGGCTGAAAAACGCTGGAGCTACCTACCAGCGCCTCGTCAATAAATTATTCCAAAACTAG